A genomic region of Ewingella sp. CoE-038-23 contains the following coding sequences:
- the oppC gene encoding oligopeptide ABC transporter permease OppC codes for MMLSKKNSEALENFTEKMEVEGRSLWQDARRRFISNRAAVTSLIVLAVIALFVTFAPMISQFAYADTDWNMMSAAPDFASHHYFGTDSSGRDLLVRVAIGGRISLMVGVAAALVAVILGTLYGTVSGYLGGKIDSAMMRFLEILNSFPFMFFVILLVTFFGQNILLIFVAIGMVSWLDMARIVRGQTLSLKRKEFIEAALVSGVSTRNIVLRHIVPNVLGVVVVYASLLVPSMILFESFLSFLGLGTQEPLSSWGALLSDGANSMEVSPWLLLFPAGFLVVTLFCFNFIGDGLRDALDPKDR; via the coding sequence ATGATGTTAAGTAAGAAAAACAGCGAAGCTCTGGAAAACTTCACCGAAAAGATGGAAGTTGAAGGCCGCAGCTTATGGCAGGACGCGCGTCGCCGTTTCATCAGCAACCGCGCGGCTGTCACCAGTCTTATCGTGTTGGCAGTGATTGCGTTATTCGTGACCTTCGCGCCAATGATTTCACAATTTGCCTACGCAGATACTGACTGGAATATGATGTCAGCTGCGCCGGACTTTGCTTCTCACCACTATTTCGGTACCGACTCCTCGGGCCGTGATTTGCTGGTACGCGTGGCCATCGGCGGGCGTATCTCTCTGATGGTGGGCGTGGCGGCAGCACTGGTCGCGGTTATTCTGGGCACCTTATATGGCACAGTTTCCGGCTACCTTGGTGGCAAAATTGACTCTGCGATGATGCGCTTCCTGGAGATCCTCAACTCCTTCCCATTCATGTTCTTCGTTATCCTGCTGGTGACCTTCTTCGGCCAAAACATTTTGCTGATTTTCGTCGCTATCGGCATGGTTTCATGGCTGGACATGGCGCGTATCGTGCGTGGACAGACCCTGAGCCTCAAGCGTAAAGAGTTTATCGAAGCGGCGCTGGTGAGCGGGGTGTCTACCCGCAACATCGTTCTGCGCCACATCGTGCCAAACGTACTGGGCGTGGTGGTGGTTTACGCCTCACTGCTGGTACCGAGCATGATCTTATTCGAATCCTTCCTTAGCTTCTTGGGATTGGGTACGCAAGAGCCGTTAAGTAGTTGGGGTGCGTTGCTGAGCGACGGCGCCAACTCTATGGAAGTTTCACCTTGGTTACTGCTGTTCCCGGCAGGCTTCCTGGTTGTAACTCTGTTCTGTTTCAATTTTATCGGCGATGGCCTGCGTGATGCCCTCGACCCGAAAGATCGTTAA
- the oppB gene encoding oligopeptide ABC transporter permease OppB — MLKFILRRCLEAIPTLFILITISFFMMRLAPGSPFSGERNLPPEVMANIEAKYHLNDPIYKQYFNYLGQLAKGDFGPSFKYKDYTVNDLVAASFPVSAKLGLAAFIMAIVFGVSAGVIAALNQNTKWDYTVMGVAMTGVVIPSFVVAPLLVLIFAITLKWLPGGGWNGGGIKFMILPMVALSLAYIASIARITRGSMIEVLHSNFIRTARAKGLPLRRIIMRHALKPALLPVLSYMGPAFVGIITGSMVIESIFGLPGIGQLFVNGALNRDYSLVLSLTILVGALTILFNAIVDVLYAVIDPKIRY, encoded by the coding sequence ATGTTAAAGTTTATTTTACGCCGCTGTCTGGAAGCGATTCCGACGCTATTCATCTTAATTACCATCTCGTTTTTTATGATGCGTCTCGCACCGGGAAGTCCATTTTCAGGTGAGCGTAATCTTCCGCCAGAAGTTATGGCGAACATTGAGGCGAAATATCACCTCAATGATCCAATCTATAAGCAGTACTTCAACTATTTAGGGCAACTGGCGAAAGGTGATTTCGGCCCGTCGTTCAAATATAAAGACTATACCGTTAATGATCTGGTCGCCGCCTCTTTCCCGGTTTCCGCTAAATTGGGTCTGGCAGCTTTCATTATGGCGATTGTATTTGGTGTCTCTGCCGGTGTTATTGCCGCGCTTAATCAGAACACTAAATGGGATTACACGGTAATGGGGGTAGCCATGACCGGCGTTGTTATCCCGAGCTTTGTGGTGGCACCTTTATTGGTGCTGATCTTCGCCATTACCCTGAAGTGGTTACCGGGCGGCGGTTGGAACGGCGGTGGGATCAAATTTATGATCTTGCCAATGGTGGCTCTGTCACTGGCCTATATCGCCAGCATCGCGCGTATTACCCGCGGTTCAATGATTGAAGTCTTGCACTCCAACTTTATCCGTACAGCGCGTGCCAAAGGTTTACCGCTGCGCCGCATTATTATGCGCCACGCGTTGAAGCCTGCACTGTTGCCAGTACTGTCCTACATGGGACCTGCCTTCGTCGGTATCATCACCGGCTCAATGGTTATCGAAAGCATTTTCGGATTGCCGGGCATCGGCCAGCTGTTTGTTAACGGTGCACTTAACCGTGACTACTCGCTGGTTCTGAGTCTGACCATTTTGGTTGGCGCACTGACCATCTTGTTCAATGCGATCGTCGACGTGCTTTACGCCGTTATCGATCCAAAAATCCGTTATTAA
- the oppA gene encoding oligopeptide ABC transporter substrate-binding protein OppA — protein MTNITKKTILAACVLAALGVTTAGSAFAATVPAGVQLADKQELVRNNGSEVQSLDPHKVEGVPESNVIRDLLEGLVNTSNADGHVIPGVAETWDNKDFKVWTFHLRKDAKWSNGDPVTAADFVYSWQRLADPKTASPYESYLQYGHIANIDDIIAGKKSPDTLGVKAIDDHTLEVTLTEPVPYFVKMLSHTAMKPVNKNAVEKFGDKWTQPANYVSNGAYKLKTWTVNERIVLERNPQYWDNKDTVINQVTYLPISSEVTDVNRYRSGEIDMTYNNMPIELFQKLKKEIPTEVHVDPYLCTYYYEINNQKAPFTDERVREALKLGLDRDIIVEKVKAQGDLPAYGFTPPYTDGADGKLTPPAWFKETQDQRNAQAKKLLAEAGYTDAKPLTFKLLYNTSDLHKKLAIAAAAIWKKNLGVNVQLENQEWKTFLDTRHQGNFDVSRAAWCSDYNEPSSFLNMLLSNSSNNTAHYKSAAFDKAIADTLTAKTDEERASLYQKAEQQLDKDSAIVPVYYYVNARLVKPYVGGYTGKDPQDNVYVKDLYIIKH, from the coding sequence ATGACCAACATCACAAAGAAAACTATCCTCGCTGCCTGCGTATTAGCAGCATTGGGCGTGACGACCGCGGGAAGCGCTTTTGCTGCTACCGTTCCAGCCGGTGTGCAACTGGCTGACAAACAAGAACTGGTTCGTAACAACGGTTCTGAAGTGCAATCCCTTGACCCACATAAAGTGGAAGGTGTGCCAGAGTCCAACGTTATCCGTGACCTGCTGGAAGGCCTGGTTAACACCTCTAACGCTGACGGCCACGTGATCCCAGGCGTAGCTGAAACTTGGGACAACAAAGACTTTAAAGTGTGGACTTTCCACCTGCGTAAAGACGCTAAATGGTCCAACGGCGACCCAGTGACTGCTGCGGACTTCGTTTATAGCTGGCAGCGCCTGGCTGACCCGAAAACTGCATCCCCATACGAAAGCTACCTGCAATATGGTCACATCGCTAATATCGATGACATCATTGCCGGTAAGAAAAGCCCTGACACTCTGGGCGTGAAGGCTATCGACGACCACACTCTGGAAGTGACTCTGACTGAGCCAGTTCCTTACTTCGTTAAAATGCTGTCTCACACCGCGATGAAGCCGGTAAACAAAAATGCTGTTGAGAAATTTGGCGACAAATGGACTCAGCCAGCAAACTACGTGAGCAACGGCGCTTATAAACTGAAAACCTGGACCGTCAACGAACGTATCGTTCTGGAACGTAACCCACAATATTGGGATAACAAAGACACTGTTATCAATCAGGTAACTTACCTGCCAATCTCTTCAGAAGTGACTGACGTTAACCGCTACCGCAGCGGCGAAATCGACATGACTTACAACAACATGCCGATCGAATTGTTCCAGAAACTGAAGAAAGAGATCCCAACTGAAGTCCATGTTGACCCATATCTGTGTACTTATTATTACGAAATCAACAACCAGAAAGCGCCATTCACCGACGAACGCGTTCGTGAAGCTCTGAAACTGGGTCTGGATCGCGACATCATTGTTGAGAAAGTTAAAGCACAGGGCGACCTGCCAGCTTACGGCTTCACCCCGCCATACACTGACGGCGCTGACGGCAAACTGACTCCTCCAGCCTGGTTCAAAGAAACTCAGGATCAACGTAATGCACAGGCGAAGAAACTGTTGGCAGAAGCCGGTTACACCGACGCTAAGCCATTGACCTTCAAACTGCTTTACAACACGTCTGACCTGCACAAGAAGCTGGCAATCGCCGCAGCGGCAATTTGGAAGAAAAACCTGGGCGTTAACGTTCAGCTGGAAAACCAAGAGTGGAAAACCTTCCTGGATACCCGTCATCAGGGTAACTTCGATGTTTCTCGTGCGGCATGGTGTTCTGACTACAACGAACCTTCATCCTTCCTGAACATGCTGTTGTCTAACAGCAGCAACAACACGGCTCACTATAAGAGCGCAGCCTTCGATAAAGCGATTGCTGACACTCTGACTGCCAAGACTGACGAAGAGCGCGCTTCTCTGTACCAGAAAGCTGAACAGCAACTGGACAAAGATTCCGCCATCGTGCCTGTTTATTACTACGTGAACGCCCGTCTGGTGAAACCATACGTGGGTGGTTACACCGGTAAAGATCCACAGGACAACGTCTACGTTAAAGATCTGTACATTATCAAACACTAA
- a CDS encoding YchE family NAAT transporter, whose product MSQSLLDLSGYIKFFVGLFALVNPVGILPVFISMTSYQAAAGRNKTNMTANLSVAIILWTALFLGDAILHIFGISIDSFRIAGGILVVSIAMSMISGKLGEDKQNKQEKSETAIRENVGVVPLALPLMAGPGAISSTIVWSSRFHGWQNLLGLTVAIALFAFSCWLLFRAAPLLVRLLGQTGINVITRIMGLLLMSLGIEFIVTGIKAIFPGLLQ is encoded by the coding sequence GTGAGCCAATCTCTGTTAGATCTTTCAGGCTATATCAAATTTTTCGTCGGGCTATTCGCATTGGTTAACCCAGTGGGGATCTTGCCGGTCTTTATTAGCATGACCAGCTACCAAGCCGCCGCCGGTAGAAACAAAACCAATATGACCGCCAACCTGTCGGTGGCCATTATATTGTGGACAGCTTTATTCCTCGGCGACGCCATTTTGCATATCTTCGGCATCTCTATTGATTCTTTCCGTATCGCGGGCGGCATTCTGGTGGTGTCCATTGCGATGTCGATGATCAGCGGGAAGTTAGGCGAGGATAAACAGAACAAGCAGGAGAAGTCGGAAACGGCGATCCGCGAAAACGTCGGGGTTGTGCCATTGGCGTTACCTTTAATGGCGGGGCCGGGTGCCATCAGTTCGACCATTGTCTGGAGTTCACGTTTCCACGGTTGGCAGAACCTGTTGGGTTTGACCGTAGCCATTGCGCTCTTTGCTTTCAGCTGTTGGTTGCTGTTCCGTGCAGCACCTTTACTGGTGAGACTGCTTGGACAGACCGGCATTAACGTCATCACCCGTATTATGGGCTTGCTGCTGATGTCACTGGGTATTGAGTTTATCGTGACCGGGATTAAAGCTATTTTCCCTGGTCTGCTGCAATAA
- the adhE gene encoding bifunctional acetaldehyde-CoA/alcohol dehydrogenase, which yields MAVTNVAELNALVARVKKAQREYANFTQEQVDKIFSAAALAAADARILLAKLAVEESGMGIVEDKVIKNHFASEYIYNAYKDEKTCGILSQDDTFGTITIAEPIGIICGIVPTTNPTSTAIFKALISLKTRNGIIFSPHPRAKNATNKAADIVLQAAIAAGAPKDLIGWIDEPSVELSNQLMHHPDINLILATGGPGMVKAAYSSGKPAIGVGAGNTPVVVDETADIKRVVASILMSKTFDNGVICASEQSIIVVDSVYDAVRERFSTHGGYLLQGKELKAVQDIILKNGGLNAAIVGQPATKIAEMAGIKVPSHTKVLIGEVKNVDESEPFAHEKLSPTLAMYRAKNFEDAVEKAEKLVEMGGIGHTSCLYTDQDNQPERVNYFGDKMKTARILINTPASQGGIGDLYNFKLAPSLTLGCGSWGGNSISENVGPKHLINKKTVAKRAENMLWHKLPKSIYFRRGSLPIALEEVATDGAKRAFIVTDRFLFNAGYADQITSVLKGHGIETEVFFEVEADPTLSIVRKGAEQMNSFKPDVIIALGGGSPMDAAKIMWVLYEHPQTQFEDLALRFMDIRKRIYKFPKMGVKAKMIAVTTTSGTGSEVTPFAVVTDDATGQKYPLADYALTPDMAIVDANLVMNMPKSLCAFGGLDAVTHALEAYVSVLANEYSDGQALQALKLLKEFLPASYKDGAKNPVARERVHNAATIAGIAFANAFLGVCHSMAHKLGSEFHIPHGLANAMLIANVIRYNANDNPTKQTAFSQYDRPQARRRYAEVADHLGLSAPGDRTAQKIEKLLNWLDEIKAELGIPTSIREAGVQEADFLAKVDKLSEDAFDDQCTGANPRYPLISELKQILMDTYYGRKFTEEEEAEVVTAAPVFKAEKKSAKK from the coding sequence ATGGCTGTAACAAATGTCGCTGAATTGAACGCACTCGTAGCACGAGTCAAAAAAGCCCAGCGCGAATATGCTAACTTCACCCAAGAGCAAGTTGATAAGATCTTTAGTGCCGCCGCGTTGGCCGCTGCTGATGCCCGTATCTTACTTGCGAAACTGGCTGTTGAAGAATCTGGAATGGGGATTGTTGAAGACAAAGTCATCAAAAACCACTTCGCCTCTGAATATATCTACAACGCTTACAAAGACGAAAAAACCTGCGGTATCCTGTCACAAGATGACACCTTCGGCACCATCACTATCGCTGAGCCTATCGGCATCATCTGCGGTATCGTACCGACGACCAACCCAACTTCTACTGCGATTTTTAAAGCGCTGATCAGCTTAAAAACCCGTAACGGTATTATCTTCTCCCCACACCCACGCGCTAAAAATGCGACCAACAAAGCTGCAGATATTGTACTGCAGGCTGCTATCGCGGCGGGCGCACCAAAAGACCTGATTGGCTGGATTGACGAGCCAAGCGTTGAGCTTTCCAACCAACTTATGCATCACCCAGACATCAACCTGATCCTCGCTACCGGTGGTCCAGGCATGGTGAAAGCGGCATACAGCTCTGGTAAACCAGCCATCGGCGTAGGCGCAGGTAACACCCCAGTAGTGGTGGATGAAACCGCTGACATCAAACGCGTTGTTGCTTCTATCCTGATGTCCAAAACCTTCGATAACGGCGTTATCTGTGCTTCTGAACAGTCCATTATCGTGGTTGATTCCGTATACGATGCCGTTCGTGAGCGTTTCTCCACTCATGGCGGTTACTTGCTGCAAGGCAAAGAGCTGAAAGCAGTTCAAGATATCATCTTGAAAAATGGTGGCCTGAATGCCGCTATCGTGGGTCAGCCAGCGACTAAAATCGCTGAAATGGCCGGCATCAAAGTGCCTTCACACACCAAAGTATTAATTGGTGAAGTGAAAAACGTTGATGAGTCAGAACCTTTTGCTCATGAAAAACTGTCCCCTACCCTCGCGATGTACCGCGCTAAGAACTTCGAAGACGCGGTAGAGAAAGCCGAGAAATTGGTAGAGATGGGCGGTATCGGCCATACCTCTTGCCTGTACACCGACCAGGACAATCAGCCAGAACGCGTAAACTATTTTGGCGACAAAATGAAAACCGCGCGCATCCTGATTAACACTCCGGCGTCTCAGGGTGGTATCGGTGACCTCTACAACTTCAAACTTGCTCCATCACTGACTTTAGGTTGCGGCTCATGGGGTGGTAACTCCATCTCTGAAAACGTCGGTCCTAAACATTTGATCAACAAGAAAACTGTAGCGAAGCGAGCAGAAAACATGTTGTGGCATAAACTTCCGAAATCTATCTACTTCCGTCGCGGTTCATTACCTATCGCTCTGGAAGAAGTGGCGACCGATGGTGCAAAACGCGCCTTTATCGTAACCGACCGTTTCCTGTTTAATGCCGGCTATGCCGACCAGATCACCAGCGTGTTGAAAGGTCACGGCATCGAAACTGAAGTCTTCTTCGAAGTGGAAGCTGACCCAACGTTGAGCATCGTTCGCAAAGGTGCTGAGCAGATGAACTCCTTCAAACCAGACGTGATCATCGCACTGGGTGGTGGTTCACCAATGGACGCAGCTAAAATCATGTGGGTACTGTACGAACATCCGCAGACTCAGTTCGAAGATTTGGCACTGCGCTTCATGGACATCCGTAAACGTATCTACAAATTCCCGAAAATGGGTGTGAAAGCGAAAATGATCGCCGTCACCACCACTTCAGGTACGGGTTCAGAAGTCACGCCATTCGCCGTTGTAACCGACGATGCGACAGGTCAGAAATATCCACTGGCTGACTACGCGTTAACACCAGACATGGCTATCGTTGATGCTAACCTGGTGATGAACATGCCTAAGTCACTCTGTGCCTTCGGTGGTCTGGACGCAGTCACTCACGCACTGGAAGCTTACGTTTCTGTTCTGGCTAACGAATACTCAGACGGTCAAGCTCTGCAAGCGCTGAAATTGCTGAAAGAGTTCCTGCCAGCCAGCTACAAAGACGGCGCGAAAAACCCAGTGGCTCGTGAACGTGTTCACAATGCTGCGACCATCGCGGGTATCGCGTTCGCCAACGCCTTCTTGGGTGTCTGTCACTCCATGGCCCACAAATTGGGTTCAGAGTTCCACATCCCACACGGCCTTGCTAACGCGATGTTGATTGCCAACGTTATTCGCTATAACGCCAATGACAATCCAACTAAACAGACCGCTTTCAGCCAATACGACCGTCCACAAGCGCGTCGTCGCTATGCAGAAGTAGCCGACCATTTAGGTCTGAGTGCACCGGGCGACCGTACTGCACAGAAAATTGAGAAACTGCTGAACTGGCTGGATGAAATCAAAGCTGAGCTGGGTATCCCAACCTCTATTCGCGAAGCGGGTGTTCAAGAAGCTGACTTCCTGGCGAAAGTGGACAAACTGTCTGAAGATGCCTTTGATGACCAGTGTACCGGTGCTAACCCACGTTACCCACTGATCTCCGAGCTGAAACAGATTCTGATGGACACTTACTACGGTCGTAAATTCACCGAAGAAGAAGAGGCAGAAGTGGTTACTGCTGCTCCAGTATTTAAAGCTGAAAAGAAGTCCGCTAAAAAATAA
- a CDS encoding thymidine kinase, with translation MAQLYFYYSAMNAGKSTSLLQSSYNYQERGMRTLVLTAEFDHRFGVGKVSSRIGLSSQAQLYNKDSDLFGLVAHEHREQTVHCVLIDESQFLTKAQIAQLTDVVDSLDIPVLCYGLRTDFRGELFEGSEYLLAWADKLVELKTICHCGRKANRVLRLDEQGEPMHDGAQVVIGGNESYVSVCRKHFKEAMAACAEKAPKA, from the coding sequence ATGGCTCAGCTTTATTTCTACTATTCGGCCATGAATGCAGGGAAATCGACCTCTCTACTGCAGTCATCTTATAACTACCAAGAACGTGGTATGCGCACCTTGGTATTAACTGCAGAGTTTGACCATCGCTTTGGCGTGGGGAAGGTGAGCTCGCGTATCGGATTGTCTTCGCAAGCCCAGTTATATAATAAAGATAGCGATCTGTTTGGCTTGGTTGCACACGAGCATCGTGAGCAGACCGTGCACTGCGTATTAATAGATGAAAGCCAGTTCCTCACTAAAGCACAAATTGCACAATTAACCGATGTTGTGGACAGTCTGGATATTCCCGTTCTCTGCTACGGACTGCGGACAGACTTCCGGGGTGAGCTTTTTGAAGGCAGTGAATATCTCTTAGCCTGGGCTGATAAGCTGGTCGAGTTGAAAACCATCTGTCACTGCGGTCGTAAGGCGAATAGGGTGCTGCGTCTGGATGAGCAAGGCGAACCTATGCACGATGGCGCACAGGTGGTTATAGGCGGCAATGAGAGCTATGTATCGGTATGCCGTAAGCACTTTAAAGAGGCCATGGCGGCATGCGCTGAGAAGGCCCCAAAGGCGTAA
- the hns gene encoding histone-like nucleoid-structuring protein H-NS, which produces MSEALKILNNIRTLRAQARECTLETLEEMLEKLEVVVNERREEDTQAAAEIEERTRKLQQYREMLIADGIDPNELLQTMAATKATGKAKRAARPAKYKYIDENGENKTWTGQGRTPAVIKKAIEEQGKSLDDFLL; this is translated from the coding sequence ATGAGCGAAGCATTAAAGATTCTGAACAACATCCGTACTCTCCGTGCCCAAGCAAGAGAATGTACTCTGGAAACATTGGAAGAGATGCTTGAGAAATTAGAAGTTGTAGTTAACGAGCGCCGCGAAGAAGATACTCAGGCAGCTGCTGAAATTGAAGAACGTACTCGCAAACTGCAACAATACCGTGAAATGCTGATTGCCGATGGCATTGACCCTAACGAATTGCTGCAAACTATGGCTGCTACTAAAGCTACTGGTAAAGCGAAACGTGCTGCGCGTCCTGCTAAATACAAATACATCGACGAGAACGGCGAAAACAAAACTTGGACTGGCCAAGGTCGTACTCCAGCTGTGATCAAGAAAGCTATCGAAGAGCAAGGTAAATCACTCGACGATTTCCTGCTGTAA
- a CDS encoding NAD-dependent epimerase produces the protein MKFLVTGAAGFIGCFVAKRLLEEGHQVVGIDNLNDYYDVNLKLSRLELLTNNSNFEFIKLDLADRSGMADLFVTHQFERVIHLGAQAGVRYSLQNPLAYADSNLIGFVNVLEGCRHNKVGHLLYASSSSVYGLNRKQPFSTEDSVDHPISLYAATKKANELMAHSYSHLYGVPTTGLRFFTVYGPWGRPDMALFKFTKAILAGESIDVYNHGKMNRDFTYIDDIAEAVVRLQDVVPVANKDWTVEEGSTAGSSAPYVVYNIGNSDPISLMTYIKALETALGIEANKNMLPMQAGDVLNTSADTEALYKAIGFRPETSVEQGVKRFVEWYREFYQR, from the coding sequence ATGAAGTTTTTAGTGACAGGAGCTGCTGGATTTATTGGATGCTTTGTGGCCAAAAGGTTGCTGGAAGAGGGGCATCAGGTCGTCGGCATTGATAATCTCAATGACTATTATGACGTTAATCTGAAATTATCCCGTCTTGAGCTTCTGACGAATAATTCAAATTTTGAATTTATTAAATTAGATCTGGCTGATCGCAGCGGCATGGCGGATCTTTTTGTCACCCACCAGTTCGAGCGCGTGATTCATTTGGGTGCTCAGGCCGGTGTGCGTTATTCGCTGCAAAACCCTTTAGCCTATGCTGATTCTAATTTGATCGGCTTTGTTAATGTGCTGGAAGGCTGTCGCCATAATAAAGTGGGGCACTTGCTGTACGCCTCATCCAGCTCGGTTTATGGCTTAAATAGAAAGCAGCCGTTCTCTACTGAGGATTCGGTTGACCATCCTATTTCATTGTATGCCGCCACCAAAAAAGCCAATGAGCTTATGGCTCACAGTTATTCGCACCTTTACGGCGTGCCAACCACTGGGCTGCGCTTCTTCACCGTCTACGGCCCTTGGGGGCGTCCAGATATGGCCTTATTTAAGTTCACTAAGGCTATTCTGGCGGGTGAGAGCATTGATGTTTATAACCACGGTAAAATGAACCGCGACTTCACCTATATTGACGATATCGCAGAAGCCGTGGTGCGCCTGCAGGACGTCGTACCGGTGGCGAATAAGGACTGGACGGTTGAAGAGGGTTCCACCGCCGGCAGCTCAGCGCCTTATGTGGTGTATAACATCGGTAACAGTGATCCCATCAGCCTGATGACCTATATCAAAGCGCTGGAAACGGCTCTGGGTATTGAAGCGAACAAGAATATGCTGCCAATGCAGGCTGGGGACGTGTTGAACACCAGCGCGGATACAGAGGCTTTGTATAAGGCGATTGGTTTCCGTCCTGAGACGTCAGTTGAGCAAGGCGTAAAACGTTTCGTGGAGTGGTATCGCGAATTCTATCAGCGGTAA
- a CDS encoding UDP-glucose dehydrogenase family protein encodes MKVTVFGIGYVGLVQAAVLAEVGHEVLCIDVDAKKVENLKNGQIPIFEPGLTPLVQQNYEAGRLRFSTDAKEGVAHAQIQFIAVGTPPDEDGSADLKYVTAVARTIAEHMTSPKVVIDKSTVPVGTADKVREVMSAALVARGCEIAFDVISNPEFLKEGAAVADCMRPERIVIGTDNPNAIDPIRELYEPFNRNHDRMILMDIRSAELTKYAANCMLATKISFMNEMANLAELLGADIEKVRQGIGSDSRIGYHFIYPGCGYGGSCFPKDVQALIRTSEQIGYQPKILQAVEQVNYQQKYKLPEFIYRHFGKDLQGKTFALWGLSFKPNTDDMREASSRVLMEQLWAAGAKIKAYDPEAMNETQRIYGHRDDLELMGTKEAALHGADALVICTEWQNFRAPDFDVLKDALKNPVIFDGRNLFDPERLLKRGFTYYAIGRGASINPVL; translated from the coding sequence ATGAAAGTTACTGTATTTGGTATCGGTTATGTTGGACTGGTACAGGCTGCGGTTTTGGCTGAAGTTGGCCATGAAGTTCTCTGTATTGACGTTGATGCGAAAAAAGTCGAAAACCTGAAGAATGGCCAAATCCCGATCTTTGAGCCAGGTCTGACCCCACTAGTGCAGCAAAACTATGAAGCTGGGCGTCTGCGTTTCAGCACTGACGCCAAAGAGGGCGTAGCCCATGCCCAGATCCAATTCATCGCCGTGGGTACGCCGCCGGATGAAGATGGCTCGGCAGATCTGAAATACGTCACCGCGGTGGCCCGCACTATTGCTGAACACATGACATCGCCAAAAGTGGTGATTGATAAATCCACCGTTCCTGTCGGCACCGCGGATAAAGTTCGCGAAGTGATGAGTGCTGCTTTAGTCGCGCGTGGCTGTGAGATTGCATTTGACGTCATCTCCAACCCAGAATTCTTGAAAGAGGGTGCGGCAGTTGCCGACTGTATGCGTCCTGAGCGAATTGTTATTGGGACAGATAACCCCAACGCCATCGATCCTATCCGCGAACTCTACGAACCTTTCAACCGCAATCATGATCGCATGATCCTGATGGATATCCGCAGCGCCGAGCTGACCAAATATGCCGCTAACTGTATGTTGGCGACTAAAATTAGTTTCATGAATGAAATGGCTAATTTGGCTGAGTTACTGGGTGCCGATATTGAAAAAGTGCGTCAGGGCATAGGTTCAGACTCCCGCATTGGTTATCACTTTATATATCCTGGCTGCGGCTATGGCGGTTCCTGCTTCCCAAAAGATGTTCAGGCGCTTATTCGCACGTCTGAACAGATTGGTTACCAGCCGAAAATATTACAAGCCGTTGAGCAAGTTAATTATCAGCAAAAATATAAGCTTCCTGAGTTTATTTATCGCCACTTTGGTAAAGACCTGCAGGGTAAGACCTTCGCATTGTGGGGGCTTTCATTTAAACCTAATACCGATGACATGCGCGAAGCGTCAAGCCGGGTGCTGATGGAGCAATTGTGGGCGGCAGGTGCAAAAATTAAGGCTTATGATCCCGAAGCGATGAATGAAACTCAGCGCATCTATGGTCATCGTGACGATTTAGAATTAATGGGAACCAAAGAAGCAGCGCTTCATGGGGCCGATGCCTTAGTCATTTGTACCGAATGGCAAAACTTCCGCGCGCCAGATTTTGACGTGTTAAAAGACGCGTTAAAAAATCCGGTTATTTTCGATGGTCGTAATTTGTTTGACCCTGAGCGTTTGCTTAAGCGTGGCTTTACTTACTACGCGATTGGCCGTGGCGCCTCAATTAATCCAGTTTTATAG